In Blastopirellula sediminis, the following proteins share a genomic window:
- a CDS encoding MBL fold metallo-hydrolase codes for MFENAPFRKLTTGDLTIEGFSRAAVQTYWRVPEMKLLLDLGLQPWDFMGTPTAFVTHTHLDHVAALPVYVSRRRMMKMDPPTIYLPESAISGVQQMLNSFQRLDRGRMPCELIGVNPGDEIELSRELIVTPVATKHTVTSVGYIIWQRRRKLKPEYQDLPGDKIRDIRLSGVEVTDEYRVPKLAYLGDSRPEALDACPAFYEAETLILEMTFLAPDHRREKIHKMGHTHLDDIVQRRDQFKNKAIIAGHFSVRYNDRQIKTYVEEKLDDMLDGRLHLWL; via the coding sequence ATGTTCGAGAACGCTCCCTTCCGCAAACTGACCACCGGCGACCTGACCATCGAGGGATTCTCGAGGGCGGCGGTGCAAACCTATTGGCGCGTGCCGGAGATGAAGCTGCTGCTTGATCTCGGCCTGCAGCCGTGGGACTTCATGGGAACGCCGACCGCCTTCGTGACGCACACCCACTTGGATCATGTCGCGGCTTTGCCGGTTTACGTCTCACGGCGGCGAATGATGAAGATGGACCCGCCGACGATTTATCTGCCCGAATCGGCGATCAGCGGCGTGCAGCAGATGCTCAATTCGTTCCAGCGACTCGATCGGGGCCGGATGCCGTGCGAGCTGATCGGCGTCAATCCCGGCGACGAAATCGAACTGTCGCGCGAGCTGATCGTCACGCCGGTCGCCACCAAACATACGGTAACCTCGGTCGGCTACATCATTTGGCAGCGGCGACGGAAGCTGAAGCCGGAATACCAGGATCTGCCGGGCGATAAGATCCGCGACATCCGACTCTCCGGCGTCGAAGTAACCGACGAATACCGCGTGCCGAAGCTCGCCTACCTAGGAGACAGTCGCCCTGAAGCGCTCGACGCTTGCCCTGCTTTTTATGAAGCGGAGACGTTGATCCTGGAGATGACCTTCCTGGCGCCCGATCACCGCCGCGAAAAGATTCATAAAATGGGACATACGCATCTGGACGATATCGTCCAGCGGCGCGACCAGTTCAAGAACAAGGCGATCATCGCCGGGCACTTCAGCGTCCGGTATAACGATCGCCAGATCAAAACCTATGTGGAAGAGAAGCTCGACGACATGCTCGACGGGCGACTGCATCTGTGGCTATAA
- a CDS encoding M20/M25/M40 family metallo-hydrolase, whose protein sequence is MASVAANRPKALKLVKELLAIPGGSGREKKVAEFIEAELLAAGADKSWFRYDKANKLGPIADAEVGNLVVTIPGTIAGPRRLLMAHMDTVPLCVGCTPVRKGDVMESREKDRGLGADNRAGVGVVLNAACEILRKKLPHPPLTLLFTIEEEIGLHGAKNLQTSLLKKPALAFNWDGGSPTKLTIGAIGGYRFFIDIHGIASHAGVAPERGVSAIAIAALAIAKLQKGGWLGKITKKKNSGTANVGVVTGGAATNVVCDLVQIKAEARSHDLTFLKEIVTQIETAFHDAVKEVKNVDGETGSVEIVGRLDYEPFLLSQDEPSVQVAQQTIAALGYESELAIANGGLDANWLFRHGIPTVSFGCGQRNPHMSTEQLNIEWFHQACDIGLNIAVGAV, encoded by the coding sequence ATGGCCTCTGTCGCCGCGAACCGCCCGAAAGCTTTGAAACTGGTGAAAGAATTGCTCGCCATCCCCGGCGGCAGCGGACGCGAAAAGAAGGTGGCCGAGTTCATCGAGGCCGAGCTGCTAGCCGCCGGCGCCGATAAAAGCTGGTTCCGCTACGACAAGGCGAACAAACTGGGCCCGATCGCCGACGCCGAAGTCGGCAACCTGGTGGTGACGATCCCCGGCACGATCGCCGGACCCCGCCGCTTGCTGATGGCCCACATGGATACGGTGCCCCTTTGCGTCGGCTGTACGCCGGTTCGCAAGGGGGACGTGATGGAATCGCGTGAGAAGGACCGCGGCCTCGGCGCCGACAATCGTGCTGGCGTCGGCGTGGTCTTGAACGCCGCGTGCGAAATCTTGCGCAAGAAGCTGCCGCATCCGCCCCTGACGCTCCTCTTTACGATCGAAGAAGAGATCGGTCTGCATGGGGCGAAGAACTTGCAGACGTCCCTTTTGAAGAAGCCGGCGCTCGCCTTTAACTGGGACGGGGGATCGCCGACCAAGTTGACGATCGGCGCGATCGGCGGCTATCGCTTCTTCATTGATATTCACGGCATTGCGAGTCACGCCGGCGTCGCGCCGGAGCGGGGCGTCAGCGCCATCGCGATCGCAGCGCTCGCGATCGCCAAGCTGCAAAAAGGGGGCTGGCTCGGCAAGATCACCAAGAAGAAAAACAGCGGCACGGCCAACGTCGGCGTCGTGACCGGCGGCGCGGCGACCAACGTCGTGTGCGACCTGGTGCAGATCAAAGCCGAAGCTCGCAGCCATGACCTGACGTTCCTGAAGGAAATCGTCACGCAGATCGAAACGGCGTTTCATGACGCGGTGAAGGAAGTGAAGAACGTCGACGGAGAAACCGGTTCGGTCGAGATCGTCGGACGTCTCGACTACGAACCGTTTTTGCTCTCCCAGGACGAACCTTCGGTGCAGGTCGCACAGCAGACGATCGCGGCGCTCGGCTACGAGTCGGAACTGGCAATCGCCAACGGCGGACTCGACGCCAATTGGCTCTTCCGCCATGGTATTCCAACCGTCTCGTTTGGCTGCGGCCAACGGAACCCGCACATGTCGACGGAACAACTCAATATCGAGTGGTTCCATCAGGCCTGCGATATCGGCCTGAACATTGCGGTCGGGGCCGTTTAA